A stretch of Pseudomonas taetrolens DNA encodes these proteins:
- a CDS encoding sigma-54-dependent Fis family transcriptional regulator produces the protein MKPALINAHAQQVLQAVQGTIGNHNPIADLAITRSWRRCLDQYQLDPASRRSPNVVEQPRLQDHRAPLEHMITVAHWQMSSLHQQLGRDGHVVLLTDARGVAIDSVFNESERAEFQRSGLWLGSVWSEDYEGTNGVGTCLVERQHVTIRRDEHFRGKHVGLTCSASPVFDAGGELLAVLNLSSVREEQSLQQHFKAMALTQLSANLIESCFFLGHDPQRYLLRFHPEAGFVGLLGEGLLSFDESARICSVNHAALELLGLSRGDVVGQALTTFLETPIDHVLSQGSEHPSVCWPIRLVDGRLLYGQLREPIRRTPLATPASSEINDVRVCLEDPRLQRGFARALRVLERDVPVFLQGETGTGKEAFAAALHRASTRASQPFVAINCAAIPETLIESELFGYRGGSFTGARKDGMIGKLEQAHGGILFLDEIADMPLALQTRLLRVLEERQVVPLGGATATPLDVRLISASNQDLHTCVAEGRFREDLFYRVAGFAVQLPPLRERSDKGRLIDLLLREEAKDERVRLEAGVRDRLLTHPWPGNVRQLRTCLRTLVALALEGRVTLDDLAELLPTTPEAVALTENPLGVSERQTLLSLIEAEHWHIAHVAERLGISRNTLYRKLRHHGISRPG, from the coding sequence ATGAAGCCGGCCTTGATCAACGCCCATGCACAGCAAGTGCTGCAAGCCGTGCAGGGCACTATTGGCAACCACAACCCTATAGCGGACCTGGCCATTACCCGATCCTGGCGTCGGTGCCTCGATCAGTATCAGCTCGATCCGGCCAGCCGCCGTTCGCCTAACGTGGTTGAACAACCACGCTTGCAGGATCACCGTGCGCCACTGGAACACATGATTACTGTGGCGCATTGGCAAATGAGCAGTTTGCACCAACAGCTCGGGCGTGACGGCCACGTGGTGCTCCTCACCGATGCGCGCGGTGTTGCGATCGACAGTGTGTTCAATGAATCCGAGCGAGCCGAGTTCCAGCGTTCCGGGCTGTGGCTTGGCTCGGTATGGAGCGAAGATTACGAGGGAACCAATGGTGTCGGTACCTGCCTGGTCGAACGGCAGCATGTAACCATCCGTCGTGATGAGCATTTCCGGGGCAAACACGTTGGCTTGACCTGTTCTGCGAGCCCGGTATTTGATGCGGGCGGAGAGTTGCTTGCCGTGCTGAACCTCTCTTCTGTGCGGGAGGAGCAAAGTCTTCAGCAGCACTTCAAAGCTATGGCGTTGACTCAACTATCAGCCAATTTGATCGAGAGCTGTTTTTTCTTGGGGCATGATCCGCAACGATATTTGCTGCGCTTCCACCCTGAGGCAGGCTTCGTTGGACTACTGGGTGAAGGCCTGCTCAGTTTTGACGAGAGTGCCCGTATTTGCTCAGTCAACCATGCTGCGCTGGAGCTGTTGGGGCTCAGCCGTGGCGACGTGGTCGGGCAAGCGTTGACGACGTTTTTGGAAACGCCTATTGACCATGTGCTGAGTCAAGGCAGCGAACATCCGAGTGTCTGTTGGCCAATACGGCTGGTTGACGGACGTTTGCTCTATGGGCAGCTGCGAGAGCCTATACGCCGGACGCCTCTAGCCACGCCTGCCTCTTCCGAAATCAACGATGTGCGTGTGTGCCTGGAAGACCCGCGTTTGCAACGAGGCTTTGCGCGCGCGCTGCGTGTGTTGGAGCGTGACGTACCAGTGTTTTTACAAGGGGAGACCGGTACCGGTAAAGAAGCTTTTGCAGCGGCACTGCATCGCGCCAGCACACGCGCGAGCCAGCCCTTTGTCGCGATCAATTGCGCGGCCATTCCAGAAACGCTGATCGAAAGCGAGCTGTTTGGTTATCGCGGAGGCAGTTTCACCGGCGCACGCAAGGACGGGATGATAGGTAAGCTGGAGCAGGCCCATGGCGGCATTCTGTTCCTCGATGAAATCGCCGATATGCCACTGGCTTTACAGACTCGCCTGCTGCGTGTGCTGGAGGAGCGGCAGGTCGTACCGCTCGGCGGCGCGACGGCGACTCCGCTCGACGTACGTCTCATCAGTGCCAGTAACCAGGATCTTCACACCTGTGTAGCCGAAGGGCGCTTTCGCGAGGATCTTTTCTATCGAGTTGCTGGTTTTGCCGTACAACTCCCGCCGCTTCGCGAACGATCAGACAAGGGCCGTCTGATCGACCTTCTGCTGCGTGAAGAGGCTAAAGATGAAAGGGTCCGGCTGGAGGCGGGTGTTAGAGATCGCTTGTTGACGCATCCTTGGCCGGGAAATGTCCGGCAGCTGCGTACGTGTCTGCGCACACTGGTAGCGTTGGCGTTGGAAGGGCGTGTCACGCTAGACGACTTGGCAGAGTTGCTGCCGACAACACCCGAGGCAGTCGCGCTGACCGAAAACCCGCTTGGCGTATCCGAACGGCAAACGCTGCTTTCATTGATTGAGGCAGAACACTGGCATATCGCCCATGTTGCCGAGCGCCTCGGGATCAGCCGCAACACGCTGTATCGCAAACTGCGCCATCACGGCATTTCCCGACCTGGCTGA